Part of the Sphingobacterium sp. LZ7M1 genome, TTGGCGGGAGAAGGAGTTTGTAGAGAAGTACCAGGATGTAAGACATGATTCCAGCGATGACCGCTTCTCGGGATTTGAAGGAACGGTAGAAGGCGGCAAAACCATTTTGTCAACCATCAACACCTCGGTCTTAGACTGGGACCATAAAGCATCCCATCCATGGATTTTGGTGATCATGAATGCCTATGATTCGGAAACAGACGCTGGCTTTCCAAGTCCGGAAACCTATGAGGACATATCCAGGTTTGAAGAAGACCTGGAGGAAGAACTCCCTAGCAGGGATGGTTATATCTTCTTGGGATCGGAGACTGTGGATGGATTAAGGGAAACTTTCATTGCCTGTAGGGAATTCCGCAAGGCCACGGAGGTCATGGAGCGATTGCTGATCAAATATCATGACCAACTCAATCTTTCATTCGATTTCTTCAAGGACAAATATTGGCAGTCCTTTGAGCGTTATAAAATGGTTTAATCCAAATATGGTACCATGAACACATTCTCCATCCGTCGATACCAGCCCGTAGACTTCCAAGAGGTCATCGGTGTTTTCAACAGCAATGTTCCGGATTTCTTTGACCCTAGCGAGACGCAGGACCTCTTCCATTATCTGGAACAAGAGATAGAAGATTATTTTGTAGTCATCAAAGATGCCCAGATAGTTGGTGCTGGAGGGATCAATTACGATGAAGATCAAATCACGGCGCGTCTAAGTTGGGATTTCCTAGATAAGACCTTGCAGCAAAATGGAGCAGGGACTTTATTGACCCAACATCGAATCCTGCATGTTCAGCAAATGCCCCATATCCAAAGATTGATTGTAAGGACTTCACAAATGGCCGAGGGATTTTATCAAAAGATGGGCTTTCAGGTCAAAGAAAGAGTTCCCGATTATTGGGCTAAAGGTTTTGATATGGTCCTGATGGAATACCAAGGCTAGTGGTTTGTAAAAAAGGCAATTATTTAGCTTTATTTCATCTTTGAATTCTCCATGAGAAACTTTCTTCTATTTTCGTCAATTGCATACTATAGAGCTGTGTAACAAAAGATACAGAGCAACATAATATTAATCTACACTTTTGTGCTATTCTTTGTAAGAAATAAAGAGTAGCGTTCTTAAAAAATCACTCAATGGAAACATCTTTAGATCAGAACTTCTGGAATGAGCGTTGGGAAAACCAACAGACAGGTTGGGATATTGGCTATGCCTCTACTCCTATTGTAACCTTCATGGACAGTTATCCTAACAAGGATGCGAAAATATTGATCCCTGGATGTGGGAATGCCTATGAAGCTGCCTACCTCTTGGAACAAGGTTTCACTGATTTAACCTTGATCGATATTGCTCCAAAGGCTATTGAAAAGGTACGGGAAAGATTTAAGGATCAAGCAAACATTGAGATCATATTAGGTGATTTCTTTCAACATGAAGGGGAGTATGACCTGATGCTAGAACAAACATTTTTCTGTGCATTGGAGCCAAAGCTTCGTCCGGATTATGTAAAAAAAGCACATTTGCTTTTGGGATCTGAAGGAAAGATTGCAGGGGTTTTATTTGGAATTGAATTCGAAAAGCAAGGTCCTCCATTTGGTGGGTCTGCTGAAGAATACAGCAAGCTTTTTGAGCCTTATTTCAAACTTGAGAAGATGGAACTTTGCTACAATAGCATTGTGCCAAGAAAAGGATCGGAATTATTTATAAAATTGGAGAGAAAAAATGGATAAAGTTAAGATTTATTTGTCCCAATGGAATGTGATGCGGGTATTGCGATTGGTCATGGGTATCCTCATTATAATCCAAGGGGTTAAAGCAGAGATGTGGCTAATAGCCGGCTTAGGCGTACTATTTACGATTTTACCCTTGATGAATATTGGGGGATGTTCGGTAAATGGCTCTTGCCAAGTACCACCTAGAGAAAGAAGATAGTGATCTTCAAAAATAAAATAGCAAGGTATAATTAATAATAGTTAGTGACTATAGGCTCAGGTTCCCAACCTGGGCCTTCACTTTTACCGAGCTTTCGCTTTCTGATTTTTTTCCCTAGCTTTGTAAATATCACATGATGACGAAGATAGTTTACATAATCTGTTTCACACTCATTGCCTTGATCAGCCCCAAGCTTACATTTGCTTGTACGGAACATCAGGAAAAGATCGCTGTGGAAACAAATTGTGAAACTGACCAACATCATACTGCTGATGAGCATAGTTGTTGCGACACTGAAGCCCACGATCAACCTGAGAGCAATAAAGACAACAGTAACTGTGGCGATAGCACCTGCTGCTGTCCAATGATGGCAAACCATAGCTGTTGCCTCTATTCCAACCCTTCATTTGAATTTCACTTCCATATCCCTACTCATAGGGAAAAGATATCTACATTATTGGTTTTTCAAGAAACCACCGGATATTCTTCGATTTTCATCCCTCCCAAAATAGTTTAATACAAGCTACAAAAACCTATTGGTTTTAGAATTTATTGGCAAATCAGGTTTGCCAGGTTATTTATATGTATTAAAAAATTAAAAGATGAAAAAGATATTCTTAATCTTAGGCCTTATCCTGGGCTTAGGTATAAATGCTAGTATAGCTCAAATCAACAATGCAAAAACAGTAACGGTAGCCGTAAACGGCAATTGCGGAATGTGCAAAAAGACTATTGAAACGAATGGTTCGGAAGGCAAAATCGCAAAAGTAACATGGGACACCAAACAGAAACAAGCCGAAATCACCTTTGATACAACAAAGACCAGTGAGGAAGCTGTTTTGAAGAAAATTGCCCAGGCGGGATATGACAATGCGCAATTCAGGTCACCAGACGATGTATATGCCAACCTGCACGAATGTTGCAGATACGACAGAAACCACGAGGTGAAAGGTGGGCCACATGCTCAGATGAACCACAATAACATGCCTAAGGCAGCTGCTCAGCATGAAGATGCAGGCCAAGCTAAAGGGCTAGCGCCTGTATTCCAAAATTATCTGACCTTGAAGGATGCCTTAGTGAGCAGTGACCAGAAAAAAGCAGCGATTGCTGCCGAGAAGCTAGGCCAAAGCATTCTAAAAGTAGACATGAAAGCACTTGCAGACAATGAACACAAGCAATGGATGAAAGTGAAAGGAAGCTTGGAAAAGGCATCTACAGCAATTTCAAAGGATGGCAAACTGGAAAGCCAAAGAAATACTTTCATGGCCCTTTCCAACCATATGTATGAATTGGCCAAACCTTCAAAAGCAAGTGAAGGCCTTTATTGGCAATATTGCCCGATGGCAAACAACAATAAAGGTGCACATTGGCTAAGCAATGAGGAGGCAATTAAAAACCCTTATTACGGATCTAAAATGATGAGCTGCGGCGAGGTAAAGGAAAAAATCTAAAACCATTGCTGTAAATCTATTATTTAAACACGTAAGAGGTATTCATGAGAGAACAAATCAAATACATATTGATCTGTACATTTTTGCTATGCTCAACAGTTGGTTTTTCCCAAAAAGTTGTGCGTTACGACCTGAATGTAACAGACAGCATGGTAAACTATGCAGGTAAGGATCGTAGGGCGGTGGCAGTGAATGGCATGATCCCTATGCCTACATTGACCTTTACTGAAGGTGATACTGCAGAAATCCATGTACACAACAAACTCAAGGAAGGGACTTCCCTACACTGGCATGGCGTCTATTTACCGAACAAGGAAGATGGAGTTCCTTTTTTGACTCAGATGCCGATCGCTCCAAACAGCAGCTTTACCTATCGGTTTCCGATCATCCAAGACGGGACCCATTGGTACCATAGCCATTCCGGTATGCAGGAGCAGATCGGTATGTACGGTGCGATGATCCTGAAAAAAAGACCTGAGGACCCCAATTTTAGAAAAGGGATAGATGACCTTCCTGAAATCCCGATTGTATTAAGCGAGTGGACCAATATGGACCCCGATAATGTGCACCGAATGCTCCACAATGCCAACGACTGGTTTGCCATCAAGAAGAATGCAACCCAAAGTTATGCAGAGGCAATCAAGGAGGGCCATTTTAAAACCAAGCTTACCAACGAATGGAAGCGCATGCTGGCCATGGATGTCAGTGATGTGTATTATGACCGTTTCTTGTTGAATGGTACATCAGAGCAGACATATTCGCAGTTCAAAGCTGGGGATAAGGTAAGGCTGAGAGTTATCAATGCCGGTGCTTCCTCCTATTTCTGGCTGACTTATGCCGGTGGGAAAATCACGGTGGTAGCCAATGATGGCAATGATGTAGAACCAGTCGAAGTCGACCGTTTGATTGTCGGAGTTTCAGAAACCTATGATATCGTTGTGACCATTCCGGAAGATGGCTTCGCCTATGAATTTATGGCAACTCCTGAAGACAGGACCAATCATGTTTCCATGTATTTGGGTTCCGGTGTAAAGCAATTGGTCAGTCCTTTACCGAAGTTGAAATACTTCGAAGGAATGAAGATGATGAACGACATGATGAAAATGA contains:
- a CDS encoding GNAT family N-acetyltransferase codes for the protein MNTFSIRRYQPVDFQEVIGVFNSNVPDFFDPSETQDLFHYLEQEIEDYFVVIKDAQIVGAGGINYDEDQITARLSWDFLDKTLQQNGAGTLLTQHRILHVQQMPHIQRLIVRTSQMAEGFYQKMGFQVKERVPDYWAKGFDMVLMEYQG
- a CDS encoding methyltransferase domain-containing protein produces the protein METSLDQNFWNERWENQQTGWDIGYASTPIVTFMDSYPNKDAKILIPGCGNAYEAAYLLEQGFTDLTLIDIAPKAIEKVRERFKDQANIEIILGDFFQHEGEYDLMLEQTFFCALEPKLRPDYVKKAHLLLGSEGKIAGVLFGIEFEKQGPPFGGSAEEYSKLFEPYFKLEKMELCYNSIVPRKGSELFIKLERKNG
- a CDS encoding DUF3347 domain-containing protein, which produces MKKIFLILGLILGLGINASIAQINNAKTVTVAVNGNCGMCKKTIETNGSEGKIAKVTWDTKQKQAEITFDTTKTSEEAVLKKIAQAGYDNAQFRSPDDVYANLHECCRYDRNHEVKGGPHAQMNHNNMPKAAAQHEDAGQAKGLAPVFQNYLTLKDALVSSDQKKAAIAAEKLGQSILKVDMKALADNEHKQWMKVKGSLEKASTAISKDGKLESQRNTFMALSNHMYELAKPSKASEGLYWQYCPMANNNKGAHWLSNEEAIKNPYYGSKMMSCGEVKEKI